The following are encoded in a window of Massilia sp. R2A-15 genomic DNA:
- a CDS encoding isochorismatase family protein, with protein MPLPITVTRDQFVNETRRGGPMAYIGWDSAEMDNVREALVRCHAAIGAVAEARARQELIGAVYTWKQRHPNEFAKRDRVSGGLATKLCVECGLDDYRPPPSQSVLIHGAARVMPQQRQAPRVTPLDRGLGAEMTRLAKAGSRPALVIIDLYGDDFEAQGMNLKFGTGSTVGEHIVRLIDATRFDDHERPAHIPVYVCSKNTTPVGKELNGVFDSALWAAPTLISASRNSVLTDTPLRASLVERGITHVFVTGFDANMCVAASIFGTGTVGPGYEPGFVDYGFDVVTSRFVLASGDRPLRAQDGWPYMGPHV; from the coding sequence GATGGCCTACATCGGCTGGGACAGCGCCGAGATGGACAACGTGCGCGAGGCGCTGGTGCGCTGTCACGCGGCAATCGGCGCCGTTGCCGAAGCGCGCGCGCGCCAGGAGCTGATTGGCGCGGTGTACACCTGGAAGCAGCGCCACCCGAACGAATTCGCCAAGCGCGACCGGGTCAGCGGCGGGCTGGCGACCAAGCTGTGCGTGGAGTGCGGGCTGGATGATTATCGGCCGCCGCCGTCCCAGTCGGTGCTGATTCACGGTGCGGCGCGGGTGATGCCCCAGCAGCGCCAGGCGCCGCGCGTCACGCCGCTCGATCGCGGCCTTGGCGCCGAAATGACGCGGCTTGCGAAAGCCGGCAGCCGTCCCGCACTGGTCATTATCGACCTGTATGGCGACGACTTCGAAGCTCAGGGCATGAACCTCAAGTTCGGCACAGGTTCGACCGTCGGCGAACATATCGTCCGCCTGATCGACGCCACCCGATTCGACGACCACGAAAGGCCGGCGCACATTCCGGTCTACGTGTGCAGCAAGAACACCACGCCGGTCGGCAAGGAGCTCAATGGCGTGTTCGACAGCGCGCTGTGGGCGGCGCCGACCCTGATTTCAGCAAGCCGCAACAGCGTGCTGACCGATACGCCGCTGCGCGCAAGTCTGGTGGAACGAGGGATCACCCACGTGTTCGTGACGGGCTTCGACGCCAACATGTGCGTGGCTGCGTCGATTTTCGGCACCGGCACGGTGGGGCCGGGATATGAGCCGGGATTCGTCGACTACGGATTCGATGTGGTCACCTCGCGCTTCGTGCTGGCCTCCGGCGACCGGCCGCTGCGCGCGCAGGATGGATGGCCGTATATGGGGCCGCACGTATGA
- a CDS encoding DUF6795 domain-containing protein, translating into MKTPLNMLAASIGALAFSTMLLATEVSAMGWNKILFSNVRGVVLIRGTPVKDALVTRWFEFGFTEESKTDTATTNSKGEFTFPQISRRSLLASIAPARPDVPQKISITHGGKEYLAWFFTKKNYDANGELHGKPIDLVCELTNERIYDEKTDVDGICRIR; encoded by the coding sequence ATGAAGACGCCGCTAAACATGTTGGCTGCTTCGATCGGTGCACTAGCTTTCTCAACAATGTTATTGGCTACGGAGGTGAGTGCGATGGGATGGAACAAGATTCTATTTTCGAATGTACGCGGGGTGGTCCTAATTCGAGGGACGCCAGTGAAGGATGCGCTGGTGACGCGATGGTTCGAATTCGGTTTTACGGAGGAATCGAAGACCGACACGGCCACGACGAACAGCAAAGGGGAATTTACCTTCCCTCAGATCAGTAGACGCTCTCTGTTGGCGTCAATCGCTCCCGCGCGCCCCGATGTTCCGCAAAAAATCAGCATCACTCACGGCGGCAAAGAGTACCTGGCCTGGTTCTTCACTAAAAAAAATTATGACGCCAATGGCGAATTGCACGGAAAGCCGATAGATCTGGTTTGCGAACTTACAAACGAACGGATTTATGACGAGAAAACCGACGTAGACGGGATCTGCCGAATTAGATAG
- a CDS encoding lipase family protein: MNTTIALGAEQAARIADGVYLLRQANRWDVIKSRGQKGINDSLKISGQFSMESSNRFGGSSGGNLSRSESGFGYIAEGVEDRKHELLIGIRGTITGADWVTDFQQTLHRGPSGFAVHRGFLRTFDSFEPALRDYLRKAHKNPTIVHIVGHSLGGALATITADYLRVRGLAVKLYTFGSPRVGVDSFSEQLSNQVGAENMFRVSNQSDPVTMLPIFPFIHVPNNSAQYMIPSWGGVNFCNHFLERYIESCSRKDWKNLEARVNGSWSEQAMAWLESASASGGAVQIYSAKALWMIMKCLNHILRSAAGDTYVAAGETIMGFATVVDHLTMILHRGILESQKIKNSATKLISVIMKFLGRNFVAGTNLTVSFIRWVLDLLFRALSTMAYQALRLANM, encoded by the coding sequence ATGAATACGACGATTGCTTTAGGCGCGGAGCAGGCTGCTCGCATCGCTGACGGTGTTTATTTGCTGCGGCAAGCGAATCGCTGGGATGTCATCAAATCGCGAGGGCAAAAAGGGATCAATGACAGCTTGAAAATCAGCGGACAGTTTTCGATGGAGTCGAGCAATCGATTCGGCGGGAGCAGCGGCGGGAATCTTTCTCGAAGTGAATCAGGATTTGGATATATCGCTGAGGGGGTGGAAGACAGGAAGCATGAGTTGCTCATCGGCATAAGGGGCACCATCACTGGTGCGGACTGGGTGACCGATTTTCAACAAACTTTGCATCGGGGCCCGTCGGGTTTTGCGGTTCATCGCGGATTCCTGCGGACATTCGATTCTTTCGAGCCGGCGCTGCGCGACTACCTTCGGAAGGCGCACAAGAATCCGACCATCGTTCACATCGTTGGGCATAGCCTTGGCGGCGCCTTAGCCACGATCACGGCGGATTATCTGAGAGTCCGCGGCCTGGCTGTGAAGCTGTACACATTTGGTTCGCCGCGGGTTGGCGTTGATAGCTTCAGCGAGCAGCTAAGCAACCAGGTCGGGGCCGAGAACATGTTCAGGGTCAGCAATCAGTCCGATCCAGTAACGATGTTGCCAATCTTCCCGTTCATTCATGTCCCGAATAATTCAGCTCAGTACATGATTCCCAGCTGGGGCGGTGTCAATTTTTGCAATCATTTCCTCGAGCGCTACATTGAAAGTTGTAGTCGGAAAGACTGGAAGAATTTGGAGGCGCGGGTGAACGGTTCTTGGTCAGAACAGGCGATGGCGTGGCTCGAATCGGCGAGCGCGAGCGGAGGCGCGGTTCAAATTTATTCGGCCAAGGCGCTGTGGATGATCATGAAATGCCTGAATCACATCTTGCGAAGTGCGGCTGGGGATACCTATGTTGCGGCAGGCGAGACGATCATGGGTTTCGCCACAGTCGTCGATCACCTGACGATGATTCTCCATCGGGGAATATTGGAATCGCAAAAAATAAAGAATAGCGCCACAAAGTTGATTTCAGTGATCATGAAGTTCCTTGGGCGAAATTTTGTGGCCGGCACTAACTTGACTGTAAGTTTTATCCGCTGGGTCCTCGACCTGCTATTTAGAGCGCTCTCAACAATGGCGTACCAGGCACTACGCCTCGCTAACATGTAA
- a CDS encoding DUF4280 domain-containing protein, with translation MPSQVSMGATTNCTFGAAPSKLIVLPKNLVLCEGPPAANIMDHIPIVNIAPFGMCSSLANPAVAGATAAAMGVLTPMPCLPVTPAPWAPGAPTVLIANAPALDNVSKCMCNWGGVIGITEPATTKSMIP, from the coding sequence ATGCCAAGCCAAGTATCCATGGGTGCGACGACCAACTGCACGTTCGGCGCCGCGCCCTCCAAGCTGATCGTCCTGCCGAAGAACCTGGTGCTATGCGAAGGACCGCCAGCCGCCAACATCATGGACCACATCCCGATCGTCAATATCGCGCCATTCGGCATGTGCAGCTCGCTGGCCAATCCGGCGGTCGCCGGCGCCACTGCCGCCGCGATGGGCGTGCTGACCCCAATGCCCTGCCTTCCAGTCACGCCCGCGCCATGGGCGCCGGGAGCGCCGACCGTCCTGATCGCGAACGCGCCCGCGCTCGACAACGTTTCCAAATGCATGTGCAACTGGGGCGGAGTAATCGGTATTACCGAGCCGGCGACGACGAAGTCGATGATCCCCTGA
- a CDS encoding type VI secretion system Vgr family protein produces the protein MPITQTNRQISVKGPLAPDVLLFRSMRGHDRLSDLSEYRVELLSEKKDIKFGDVLGKPMTIELKLQDGGAREFNGIVAGFSSTGGFGKFTSYHAVLRPWLWLLSRSSDCRIFQEKSVLDIVKDVFEKPVYAGLPDFNVGYLEKTYPTLEYCVQYRETDLNFVTRLLEHAGIYFYFKHANGKHTMVLADSYGAHTPAAGYESIKFATDGRRDEFGDERISSWVTAGEIQSGSFEMNDFDFDKASASSSGALTVKSSIPAAFDQPEYQQYDYPGGYLLAASGRDIAGARMESLHGQCEQNTASSNARGLVAGALFGLTEHPVESLNRDYLLIDVDYRLASDDYESTGGYGADKLFECSFRAIGKEHRFHPMRRVAKPHVQGPQTAMVVGKAGEEIWTDKYGRVKVQFHWDRVGKSDEKSSCWVRVSQSWAGKAWGGMFVPRIGMEVIVEFLEGDPDRPLITGCVYNSDSMPPYELPAHQTRSTMKSNSSKGGVGFNEIRFEDKKDAEEIFIQAQKDYNRVVKHDDTLKVGFLADEPGSQTIEIKKDQKLEVGNDQTVHIIKNQKEDIDGTHAMKIGKTSVIEAATSIELKVGGSSILIEPAKITLKSTQIAIEGSATVEVKGAMVEIKGTPVKIN, from the coding sequence ATGCCAATCACCCAAACAAACCGGCAGATTTCAGTGAAGGGGCCGCTGGCGCCGGACGTCCTGCTGTTTCGCAGCATGCGCGGTCACGACCGCCTGTCCGACCTGTCGGAGTATCGCGTCGAACTGCTAAGCGAAAAAAAGGACATCAAGTTTGGCGACGTGCTCGGCAAACCCATGACAATCGAGCTGAAATTGCAGGACGGCGGCGCGCGCGAATTTAACGGCATTGTGGCCGGCTTTTCGAGCACCGGTGGCTTCGGCAAATTCACCAGCTACCACGCGGTGCTCCGGCCATGGCTTTGGTTGTTAAGCCGCTCGTCGGACTGCCGCATCTTTCAGGAAAAGAGTGTTCTCGACATCGTCAAGGATGTCTTCGAAAAGCCGGTGTACGCCGGCCTGCCTGATTTCAATGTGGGCTATTTGGAAAAGACCTACCCGACGCTCGAGTATTGCGTCCAGTACCGCGAGACCGACCTGAATTTCGTGACGCGCCTGCTCGAACACGCCGGCATCTACTTCTATTTCAAGCACGCGAACGGCAAACACACGATGGTGCTGGCCGATTCGTACGGCGCCCATACGCCGGCTGCCGGATACGAATCGATTAAATTTGCCACCGACGGCCGCCGCGACGAATTCGGCGATGAGAGGATCTCCTCATGGGTGACTGCTGGCGAGATCCAGTCCGGCAGCTTCGAAATGAACGACTTCGATTTCGACAAGGCGTCCGCCAGCAGCAGCGGTGCGCTGACCGTCAAATCGAGCATCCCGGCCGCCTTCGACCAGCCCGAATACCAGCAGTACGATTACCCCGGTGGCTACCTGCTGGCCGCCAGCGGCCGTGATATCGCGGGCGCCCGCATGGAATCTTTGCACGGCCAGTGCGAGCAGAATACCGCCAGCAGTAATGCGCGCGGCCTGGTGGCGGGTGCGCTGTTCGGACTGACCGAGCATCCGGTCGAGTCGCTCAATCGCGACTACCTGCTGATCGATGTCGACTATCGCCTCGCTTCCGACGACTACGAGTCCACAGGCGGCTACGGCGCCGACAAGCTGTTCGAATGCTCGTTCCGGGCGATCGGCAAGGAGCATCGTTTCCATCCAATGCGCCGGGTGGCGAAGCCGCACGTGCAGGGCCCGCAGACGGCCATGGTGGTCGGCAAGGCGGGAGAGGAGATCTGGACCGATAAGTACGGGCGGGTGAAGGTGCAGTTCCATTGGGACCGCGTCGGAAAGAGCGACGAAAAGAGCTCGTGCTGGGTGCGCGTGTCGCAAAGCTGGGCCGGCAAAGCCTGGGGCGGCATGTTCGTGCCGCGCATCGGGATGGAGGTGATTGTCGAATTCCTCGAAGGTGATCCCGACCGGCCCCTGATCACCGGCTGCGTCTACAACTCCGATTCGATGCCGCCATACGAGCTGCCCGCGCACCAGACCAGGTCGACGATGAAATCGAATTCGTCGAAGGGCGGCGTTGGCTTCAACGAGATTCGCTTCGAGGACAAGAAAGATGCGGAGGAAATCTTCATCCAGGCGCAGAAGGACTACAACCGCGTCGTCAAGCACGACGACACGCTGAAAGTCGGCTTCCTGGCCGACGAACCTGGCAGCCAGACCATCGAAATCAAGAAAGACCAGAAGCTCGAAGTAGGAAACGACCAGACGGTTCACATCATCAAAAACCAAAAGGAGGATATCGACGGCACCCACGCCATGAAGATCGGGAAGACCAGCGTGATCGAAGCCGCCACGTCGATCGAACTGAAAGTGGGCGGCAGCTCGATCCTGATCGAGCCGGCCAAGATCACGTTGAAATCGACGCAGATCGCCATCGAAGGCAGCGCCACGGTCGAGGTCAAGGGCGCGATGGTGGAGATCAAGGGCACGCCGGTGAAGATCAATTGA
- a CDS encoding RHS repeat-associated core domain-containing protein, which produces MSNDILGSKANPGLSDGGTHAPTLHRPAGGLCTTSPTETELHHHAQEVAKRLHHALDRVQMAASWADTNGAVVALLGEKSFTAGALVGIGENIAGSVYDLGRLAMVLAMADVYESRHAEHFWQRFIKTAVITFATRGINVLASVAFPVEFERRTRTAFEQREMLSSTVKYAFEHPGEVFSNLGDEAKKSYQQFKDYRARHTLAGEFHAGVLFGALLLDVLMVLDGAAAVAKLAGKIPGLLEVLKGLRRTVRPVAEAGGKAGAEAAGRAAAEASEARRPGSARGGGGKGREPGPNGEPEKAPEGKARKDCACALAGKPVDAINGCKLLIGEIDRDFSLPAPLALVWQRSYSSDNPVVGLLGQGWSLPISLALEFSAGAITLLDAQHRGISFPLLRVGESFYSRHEQITLSRIDVFTFELIDKDSDINRFLLPDPSSTRARLVSKTDRNGNRIGIDYDARQLPSRVIDSAGRTLVLSVDARGRLTAVIDLREEGGQPVVLVHYEYNAAGDLVQVRNRAGEVTREFAYKNHIMVMHAQPGGLISEYEYNEYFPHGRVMRNFTNTGQSWRFVYAARQTLVTDNLGRKVYYRFDAERRYLGMTNAMGGKEVRELDAFGNLTALTDASGRTERFQYDHRSRVTRIEAADGAVTRIIYDLRFDKPVSVTDAMGGVTTLRYDGNANLTDVIDALGQRTQYRYDGRGLPVEVVDARGGSKRLAYNPGGQLTEHTDCSGQSTKFEHDADGNLARVRDALGNVTAYEYDLAGRLTEARYPDGGSEAFEYDALGRLTAHIDAAGHRTRYAFDAEGRLLERTNALGGQLAYHYDGAKRLAELVNENGAVYAFAYDALDRLTQETGFDTRTTRYRYDPAGLPLAKTELGEIGRPGNPIDTVYRRDAAGRLKEKVVTAGTEVLSTRFRYDLLGRLTEGANATATVELEYDAIGQLIAETSRAPACMTRLRHQYDVLGNRTQTILPDGRALNHLFYGSGHLHQINLDGEIVSDIERDAAHREILRTQGALTSRFDYDPVGRLTGQVTRLDRMRADAGLAGQRDAWQASDAAPFEQADGPELISRRYQYDRSGNLVGLDDQRFGRTNYRYDAIGRILAASQPNLEETFSFDPAHNLLDPAGANAGGRVVDNRVTVYEDKRYAYDTHGDLVEKKIGRHTRIALEWNAEHQLTRSHVTRNAHEDVQLVQHTEYGYDPFGRRILKHDAFGETHFAWDGNRLLSETRGSHERTYLYAGRSFVPLAQVDSSRDVPPLALEAEIFHFHVDHIGTPRELTDAAGNLIWTSCFKAWGNVLIADSRHCSSNPLAQSHAQQLRYQGQYFDPETGLHYNRFRYYDPDVGRFVAQDPIGLWGGTNIYQYGPNPSGWIDPLGLAGDPATATHITYVGIDSATGKPYVGYASMQGDQLGLEVLERRYSNDFSRFASPPDVIYRGYGQDGKDIARGLEQRTFERFGGQAGTANLQNPVGAGNARHDIYLDAADEHLAAQACVC; this is translated from the coding sequence ATGAGCAACGACATCTTGGGCAGCAAGGCCAACCCGGGCTTGAGCGATGGGGGAACACATGCGCCCACGCTGCATCGGCCCGCGGGCGGCTTGTGCACGACCAGTCCTACCGAGACTGAATTGCATCACCATGCGCAGGAAGTGGCGAAGCGGCTGCATCATGCGCTCGATCGGGTGCAGATGGCGGCCAGTTGGGCCGATACCAATGGCGCGGTGGTCGCGCTGCTGGGCGAAAAATCGTTTACCGCCGGAGCCTTGGTCGGAATAGGCGAAAACATCGCCGGCAGTGTCTACGATCTCGGGCGACTCGCGATGGTGCTGGCTATGGCCGACGTGTATGAGAGCAGGCACGCCGAACATTTCTGGCAGCGCTTTATCAAAACCGCTGTCATTACCTTCGCAACACGCGGAATAAACGTGCTCGCGAGTGTGGCGTTTCCGGTTGAATTCGAACGCAGGACCCGCACAGCGTTTGAGCAGCGCGAGATGTTGTCCTCCACTGTGAAATATGCATTCGAGCATCCTGGCGAAGTGTTTTCCAATCTCGGCGACGAAGCCAAGAAATCCTACCAGCAGTTCAAGGACTACAGGGCCAGGCATACACTGGCCGGCGAGTTCCACGCCGGTGTGCTGTTCGGTGCACTTCTGCTCGATGTGCTCATGGTCCTTGATGGCGCCGCGGCGGTCGCCAAGCTTGCCGGGAAAATCCCCGGCCTGCTGGAAGTGTTGAAAGGACTGCGGCGCACGGTGCGTCCGGTGGCGGAAGCGGGCGGGAAGGCTGGTGCCGAAGCAGCCGGCAGGGCCGCCGCCGAGGCGTCGGAAGCGCGGCGCCCAGGGTCCGCGCGCGGCGGCGGTGGCAAGGGGCGCGAGCCGGGGCCGAATGGCGAGCCGGAGAAAGCGCCCGAGGGAAAAGCGCGCAAGGACTGCGCCTGCGCCCTCGCCGGAAAACCGGTGGACGCCATCAACGGCTGCAAGCTCCTGATCGGCGAGATTGACCGCGACTTCAGCTTGCCGGCGCCGCTGGCTCTGGTGTGGCAGCGCAGCTACAGCTCCGACAATCCCGTGGTCGGCTTGCTGGGCCAGGGCTGGAGCCTGCCGATTTCGCTCGCGCTTGAATTTTCCGCCGGCGCGATCACGCTGCTCGACGCCCAGCACCGCGGCATCTCGTTTCCCTTGCTGCGCGTGGGCGAGTCGTTCTACTCGCGCCATGAACAGATCACGCTGTCCCGCATTGACGTGTTCACGTTCGAACTGATCGACAAAGACTCAGACATCAACCGGTTCCTGCTCCCCGATCCGTCATCGACGCGCGCGCGGCTGGTCAGCAAGACTGACCGCAATGGCAACCGCATCGGCATCGATTACGACGCGCGGCAGCTGCCGAGCCGGGTCATCGACAGCGCCGGGCGCACGCTGGTGCTCAGCGTGGACGCGCGGGGCAGGCTCACGGCCGTCATCGACTTGCGCGAGGAGGGCGGGCAACCGGTCGTACTGGTGCATTACGAGTACAACGCCGCGGGCGACTTGGTACAGGTGCGCAACCGCGCCGGCGAAGTCACGCGCGAGTTCGCGTACAAGAACCACATCATGGTCATGCACGCGCAGCCGGGCGGGCTGATATCGGAATACGAATACAACGAATATTTTCCGCATGGCCGGGTGATGCGCAACTTTACCAACACCGGCCAGTCGTGGCGGTTTGTGTACGCCGCGCGCCAGACGCTCGTGACCGACAATCTCGGGCGCAAGGTGTACTACCGTTTCGACGCCGAGCGGCGCTACCTCGGGATGACCAACGCGATGGGCGGCAAGGAGGTGCGCGAGCTGGACGCTTTCGGCAACCTGACCGCACTGACCGACGCCAGCGGAAGAACCGAGCGCTTTCAGTACGATCATCGCAGCCGTGTGACCCGCATCGAGGCGGCCGACGGAGCGGTCACGCGCATCATCTACGATCTGCGCTTCGACAAGCCGGTGAGCGTTACCGATGCGATGGGCGGCGTCACGACGCTGCGCTATGACGGCAATGCCAACCTGACCGACGTGATCGACGCGCTCGGCCAGCGTACGCAATATCGCTACGATGGACGCGGTTTGCCGGTGGAGGTGGTCGATGCGCGCGGGGGAAGCAAGCGGCTCGCATACAACCCGGGCGGCCAGCTGACGGAGCACACCGACTGCTCTGGCCAGAGTACGAAGTTCGAGCACGACGCCGACGGCAACCTGGCGCGCGTGCGCGATGCGCTGGGCAACGTCACGGCCTACGAGTACGACCTCGCTGGCAGGCTGACTGAGGCCCGCTATCCCGATGGCGGCAGTGAAGCGTTCGAATACGATGCGCTCGGACGCCTCACCGCCCACATCGACGCCGCCGGCCACCGGACCCGCTATGCGTTCGATGCGGAAGGGCGCCTGCTCGAACGCACCAATGCGCTGGGCGGCCAGCTCGCCTATCACTACGACGGCGCCAAGCGGCTGGCCGAACTGGTGAACGAGAACGGCGCGGTGTACGCGTTTGCATATGATGCGCTCGACCGGCTGACCCAGGAAACCGGGTTCGACACGCGCACCACCCGATATCGCTATGACCCAGCGGGCTTGCCGCTCGCGAAGACGGAACTCGGAGAGATTGGCCGGCCAGGCAACCCGATCGACACGGTCTACCGTCGTGATGCTGCAGGCCGCCTGAAAGAAAAAGTCGTCACCGCCGGGACCGAGGTGCTGTCCACGCGCTTCCGTTACGACCTGCTGGGACGGCTGACCGAAGGCGCCAACGCCACCGCCACGGTGGAATTGGAGTATGACGCCATTGGCCAGTTGATCGCTGAAACTAGCAGGGCGCCGGCCTGCATGACCCGGCTACGCCATCAGTACGACGTGCTGGGCAACCGGACCCAAACGATCCTGCCGGACGGGCGCGCGCTCAACCATCTGTTCTACGGGTCCGGCCACCTTCATCAGATCAACCTGGACGGAGAGATTGTCAGCGACATCGAACGCGACGCCGCGCACCGGGAGATCCTGCGCACGCAAGGCGCGCTGACCAGCCGGTTCGATTACGACCCGGTGGGGCGCTTGACCGGGCAGGTAACGCGGCTGGATCGGATGCGTGCTGACGCGGGCCTTGCGGGCCAGCGCGACGCGTGGCAGGCGAGTGACGCTGCGCCATTCGAGCAGGCGGACGGACCGGAGCTGATCTCGCGGCGCTACCAGTACGACCGAAGCGGAAACCTGGTCGGGCTGGACGACCAGCGCTTCGGCCGTACCAACTACCGTTATGACGCCATTGGCCGAATCCTGGCGGCGAGCCAGCCCAACCTGGAAGAGACCTTCAGCTTCGACCCGGCCCACAACCTGCTCGACCCGGCGGGCGCGAATGCTGGCGGCCGCGTAGTGGATAACCGCGTCACGGTATACGAGGACAAGCGCTACGCCTACGATACGCACGGCGACCTGGTCGAAAAGAAGATCGGGCGCCATACGCGGATCGCGCTCGAATGGAACGCAGAGCATCAGCTCACGCGCTCCCACGTGACGCGCAACGCGCATGAGGACGTCCAGCTAGTGCAGCATACCGAGTACGGTTACGACCCCTTCGGCCGCCGCATTCTCAAGCACGATGCATTTGGCGAGACGCACTTTGCATGGGATGGCAACCGGTTGCTTTCAGAAACGCGTGGCAGCCATGAGCGCACATACCTATACGCGGGCAGGTCATTCGTGCCGCTAGCACAAGTGGATTCATCCAGAGATGTGCCCCCGTTAGCGCTTGAAGCAGAGATTTTTCACTTCCATGTCGACCACATTGGTACTCCTCGCGAGTTGACCGACGCAGCGGGAAATCTTATATGGACCTCATGCTTCAAAGCGTGGGGAAATGTGCTGATCGCCGATTCGCGCCACTGCAGTTCCAACCCACTCGCGCAATCGCATGCACAGCAGCTGAGGTATCAAGGACAGTACTTCGACCCCGAAACCGGACTGCATTACAATCGATTCCGATATTACGATCCCGACGTCGGTAGATTTGTTGCACAAGACCCTATTGGATTGTGGGGAGGTACAAATATTTATCAGTACGGGCCGAATCCATCCGGCTGGATCGATCCGCTCGGACTAGCGGGTGATCCTGCGACTGCTACGCATATCACCTACGTGGGAATAGACTCTGCCACAGGAAAACCATACGTTGGCTATGCCAGTATGCAAGGCGATCAGCTTGGACTCGAGGTATTGGAGCGTCGTTACTCTAATGATTTCTCACGATTCGCATCACCGCCCGACGTTATTTATCGCGGCTATGGCCAGGACGGCAAAGACATTGCGCGGGGGCTCGAACAACGGACATTTGAGCGATTCGGCGGTCAGGCCGGGACCGCTAATCTTCAAAACCCTGTTGGCGCAGGGAACGCGCGACACGATATATATCTTGATGCAGCCGATGAGCATCTGGCGGCGCAAGCATGTGTTTGTTAG
- the tssK gene encoding type VI secretion system baseplate subunit TssK has protein sequence MSWNRKVVWSEGMLLQPQHLQQHDRYLQTQLEARVRPLRPFSWGFSSLKIDDAQLGLGKLSLQACSGVLPDGTPFSLPADDALPLPIDVPEDARGVMVVLALPLRRPGIAEVGDSHAHDNFARHTPVDHEAWDSNGLDSSALMQVGQLRLRLALESEVANAYACIGVARVIERRPDNKLVLDPDYCPPCLDYRVAPRLGAFADELLGLLHQRGDALGNRLSQPGAAGAAEISDFLLLQMINRAEPVFAHLCSLSGLHPEELYRALVALAGELATFNSGTKRAVQYPAYRHDALRESFQPVVDHVREALSMVIDSRAVPIPLEERQFGLRVAVIRDPELVKTATFVLAVNAQMPAEHLRGTFPRQVKIGSVETIRELVNLQLPGVLLRPLPVAPRQLPFHAGFTYFELDRTGDYWNQLATSAGFAMHVAGEFPGLQMEFWAVRR, from the coding sequence ATGTCGTGGAATCGTAAAGTCGTTTGGTCCGAGGGCATGCTGCTGCAGCCGCAGCACCTGCAACAGCACGACCGCTATCTGCAAACCCAGCTTGAGGCGCGGGTGCGCCCCTTGCGCCCATTCTCATGGGGCTTCTCATCCCTGAAAATCGACGATGCGCAGCTCGGCCTCGGCAAGCTGTCGCTGCAGGCATGCAGCGGCGTGCTGCCGGACGGGACGCCGTTCTCGCTGCCCGCCGACGACGCGCTGCCCCTGCCGATCGATGTGCCGGAGGACGCGCGCGGCGTGATGGTGGTGCTGGCGCTGCCGCTGCGCCGGCCCGGCATCGCCGAAGTCGGCGACAGCCATGCGCACGATAACTTCGCGCGCCACACGCCGGTGGACCACGAAGCCTGGGACAGCAATGGCCTCGACAGCAGCGCGCTGATGCAGGTCGGGCAGCTGCGCCTGCGCCTCGCGCTCGAATCGGAAGTGGCCAACGCCTACGCCTGCATCGGCGTGGCGCGCGTGATCGAACGGCGCCCCGACAACAAGCTGGTGCTCGATCCCGACTACTGCCCGCCGTGCCTGGACTATCGCGTCGCGCCGCGCCTCGGCGCCTTCGCCGATGAACTCCTCGGCCTTCTGCACCAGCGCGGCGACGCCCTCGGCAACCGCCTGTCGCAGCCGGGCGCCGCCGGCGCCGCGGAGATTTCCGACTTCCTGCTGCTCCAGATGATCAATCGCGCCGAGCCGGTGTTCGCGCACTTGTGCAGCCTGTCCGGCCTGCATCCCGAGGAGCTGTATCGCGCCCTGGTGGCGCTGGCCGGCGAACTGGCCACCTTCAACTCGGGCACCAAGCGGGCGGTGCAGTATCCGGCCTACCGCCACGACGCGCTGCGCGAGTCGTTCCAGCCGGTGGTCGATCACGTGCGCGAAGCGCTGTCGATGGTGATCGACTCGCGCGCGGTGCCGATCCCGCTCGAGGAGCGCCAGTTCGGCCTGCGCGTGGCGGTGATCCGCGACCCCGAACTGGTAAAAACCGCGACCTTCGTCCTCGCGGTGAACGCGCAGATGCCGGCCGAGCACCTGCGCGGGACCTTCCCGCGCCAGGTCAAGATCGGGTCGGTGGAGACGATCCGCGAACTGGTCAACCTGCAGCTGCCCGGCGTGCTGCTTCGGCCGCTGCCGGTGGCGCCGCGCCAGCTGCCGTTCCACGCCGGCTTCACCTACTTCGAACTCGATCGCACCGGCGACTACTGGAACCAGCTGGCCACGTCGGCCGGTTTCGCGATGCACGTGGCGGGCGAATTCCCGGGCCTGCAGATGGAGTTCTGGGCGGTGCGGCGATAA